From the Mycobacterium sp. 155 genome, the window TACCCCCAGTGGAACCTTCGAGCACGGTGCGTCGGTGTTGCAGCTGCCCGTCGATCCGGACGACGCTTCCCGGTTCGCACTCGTCCGCTCGAAGTTGTTGGCGGCGCGCGGTTCCCGTCCGCAACCCGCGCGCGACGACAAGGTGGTCTCGGCGTGGAACGGGTTGGCCATCACCGCGCTGGCCGAAACGGCGGTAGCCCTGGACAATGCCGAATTCCTCACTGCTGCTTCGGAATGTGCGCGGCAACTGCTGGATCTACACCTCGTCGACGGGCGGCTGCGCAGGGCCAGCCTCGGCGGTCGGGTGGGGGACAGCGCGGCGATCCTGGAGGATTACGCAGCTTTGACGACCGGTCTGCTGACGCTGCACCAGCTCACCGGATCGTGGCTGCCCGAGGCCCTCGGTCTGCTGGAGGTAGCGCTGCAGCATTACGCCGATCCGCAGCGGCCGGGCCGCTGGTTCGACACCGCCGACGACGCCGAGCAGCTCATGGTGCGGCCCGCCGATCCGATCGACGGCGCAACGCCATCGGGTGCCTCGTTGATCGCCGAGGCACTGCAGCTTGCCGCGCACCTGACCGCGTCCGAAACGTACGCGGCCGCCGCGCAGGACACGCTGGCTTCGGCGACCCCGGTCCTGGCCCGTGCGCCGCATTCGGGCGGGCACTGGCTTGCGGTGGCCGAGGCCCAGATCCGGGGGCCCATCCAGATCGCGGTGGCGTGTGAGCAGTCGTCGGCCGAATTGCTCACCGCGGCACGCACGCTCGCGCCCGGCGGAGCCATCGTCGTCGGCGGCCCGGCGAACTCGTGCACCTTGCTGGCAGGACGCGACCGCGTCGACGGGGTCGACGCGGCGTACGTATGCCGTGGCCGCGTGTGCGATCTGCCGGTCACCACGGTCGGGGATCTCGCGACGTCACTGGCCGGTTAACCGCCAGACGGCCGACGCGGCGCCGTGTAGCCTCGCGGCCATGCCGAACGTCGAGCACATCACCCAGACCGTCAACCGCTACCTCGAGCTGGTCGCCAACGGAAGTGCCGATGAGATCGCCGAGCTGTACGCGGACGACGCGACCGTCGAGGACCCGGCGGGCGGCGAGGTGCACATCGGACGGGCCGCCATCCGTGGCTTCTACGCCAACGTCGAGAACATCAAGAGCAAGACCGAGCTGGTGACCCTTCGGGTGGCCGGCCATGAAGCCGCGTTCCATTTCCGGCTCACGATGGACTTGGGTAACAGCAGCATGCGGGTCGAGCCCATCGACGTCATGACGTTCGACGGCGACGGCAAGATCTCCGCGATGAAGGCCTACTGGTCGCCTGCCGACACCGTCAAGTTGTAGGGCTCAGAACACCGCGAACCACATGGCGATGTAGTGGCAGATCGCCGCCACGGCCGTACAGGCATGGAAGAACTCGTGATGTCCGAACGTCGCCGGCCACGGGTTTGGCCACTTCAGGGCATAGAGCACGCCGCCGATGCTGTAGAGCGCGCCGCCGACGATCAGCAGGACCACCGCCGCCACGCCTGCGCCGTGCATGATCGGCCCGATGAACCAGGCCGCCACCCAGCCCAGCAGGATATAGAGCGGCACTCCCAGCCAGCGTGGCGCCGAGGGCCAGAACATCTTGAGCAGTACGCCCGCGGCTGCCCCACCCCAGACGATCCAGAACAGCACCATGCCTTCGGATTCCGGAAGGGCCAGCAGCGCGAAGGGTGTGTAGCTGCCGGCGATGAAAACGAAGATCATCGAATGATCGAGCCGCTTCATCCACTTGCGGGCATCCGGAGACTTCCAGGTCACCCGATGATAGGTGCCGCTGACGGCGAACATCGCCACGATGGTGAACGTGTAGAGCAACGTCGCGAGACCGGCGCGGGTGGATTCCATCGACCATGACACCGATACCAGTGCGACACCTGCGATGAACGCGACGACGGCCGAGTACACGTGTATCCAGCCGCGGGCGCGGGGCCTGCCGATGAATTGTGCGACACCTTCCGCAACGGCCTCAGGCAGGTCTTCGGCTTGATGGCTCGCGGCCGCGGCAGCTCGATACGGCGTGGCGGCGTCGATCGGGGCGGGTTGATCGGTGCTCCTCGCGTCCGCGGGGTGATCGGCGCTCCTCGCGTCCGCGGGGTGATCGGTGCTCCTCGCGTCCGCGGTCATATCACCTCCATCAACAGCCGTGGGGTTATCCCGACGGCCACAGTAGTCTGGATTCTCGTGGACATCATTCCCCCGCGTCTCAAGGAACCGGCCTACCGGCTCTACGAGATGCGGTTGCGTCAGGAGTTGGCGCAGTCCAAAGCTCAACTGCCGCGCCATATCGCGGTGCTGTGTGACGGCAACCGGCGCTGGGCGCGTGAGACAGGTCACGACGATGTCAGCATCGGCTATCGCATGGGTGCGGCCAAGATCGCCGAGATGCTGCGCTGGTGCCAGGCCGCCGGCATTGAGATGGCCACCGTGTACCTGCTCTCGACTGAGAACCTGCAGCGCGACCCCGAAGAGTTGTCCGGGCTGATCGAGATCATCACCGACGTGGTGGAGGAGATCTGTGCACCCGCCAACAAGTGGAGCGTGCGCACCGTCGGCGATCTGTCGCTGCTCGGCGACGCACCGGCCCGCCGGCTGCGGGAGGCCGTAGAACGGACGGCATCCACCGCCGGTGGCTCTTTTCACGTGAATGTCGCTGTCGCCTACGGCGGCAGGCAGGAGATCGTCGACGCCGTGCGCTCGCTGCTGAGTAAGGAGCTGGCCAACGGCGCCACCGCCGAGCAGCTCATCGAAGCCGTCACCGCCGAAGGCATCTCGGAGAACCTGTACACCTCCGGCCAACCTGATCCGGATCTGGTGATCCGGACCTCGGGCGAGCAACGGTTGAGCGGATTCCTGTTGTGGCAGAGCGCCTATTCGGAGATGTGGTTCACCGAGGCGTACTGGCCGGCGTTCCGGCGGGTGGACTTCCTGCGCGCCCTGCGCGATTACACCGCGAGGCACCGCCGCTTCGGTAAATAGGGCTGTCTGCTCTTCGCGCAAGCGCTCATCGCCATGCCACACTGGGGTTCATGGCTGCGCTGTCGGCGGTGGTCTTCACGCTCAGCTGGTGGCTGGGGCTCTACCTTCTTGCCCGGGACCCGCGTAAACCCGTCCTGGTGTGCGCCGCGATCGGGCTGACCAGCTTCGCCGTCGTCGTCGCGCTCGACGCCGTCCGTGTGGTCAGCGGATCGGATCTGCTCGGCCGCATCGAGATCTATCTGGTGGCACTGCCCGGCATCGCCTGGTTCGCGGTCATGCTCGAGCTGTCCCGGCCGAGTGACACCTGGCGTGCCCGCGCCGGGGAGATCGCGGCGATCTTCGCCGTCGCGGTGCTGGCTTTCGCCGGCGCCGCAATGGCGGGCAGTGTCGACGGGCCGTTGCGCACCGGACACTGGGTGATGTTCGCGGTGATCTCGCTGGCCTCGCTCGGCGCGATGGTCAAGGCCGTGCTCGGCGGTGCCAAGCCCCGATCGGTGGTCGGCTTCATCATCGTCGCGACCCTGTTCTTCGCGCTCGGCAACGCGATCATCGTCATTCCCCTGGGCCTGGTGCCGAGCTGGCTGGCGTTGGCGTCCACCGGTTTTGACGTCGCGCTCCTCGGCATCGCGGTCGCCATCTGGGATGCGTTCGACGAAGGGCAAGCACTGCGCGCCGATATGCGGCGG encodes:
- a CDS encoding (2Z,6E)-farnesyl diphosphate synthase; protein product: MDIIPPRLKEPAYRLYEMRLRQELAQSKAQLPRHIAVLCDGNRRWARETGHDDVSIGYRMGAAKIAEMLRWCQAAGIEMATVYLLSTENLQRDPEELSGLIEIITDVVEEICAPANKWSVRTVGDLSLLGDAPARRLREAVERTASTAGGSFHVNVAVAYGGRQEIVDAVRSLLSKELANGATAEQLIEAVTAEGISENLYTSGQPDPDLVIRTSGEQRLSGFLLWQSAYSEMWFTEAYWPAFRRVDFLRALRDYTARHRRFGK
- a CDS encoding hemolysin III family protein — encoded protein: MTADARSTDHPADARSADHPADARSTDQPAPIDAATPYRAAAAASHQAEDLPEAVAEGVAQFIGRPRARGWIHVYSAVVAFIAGVALVSVSWSMESTRAGLATLLYTFTIVAMFAVSGTYHRVTWKSPDARKWMKRLDHSMIFVFIAGSYTPFALLALPESEGMVLFWIVWGGAAAGVLLKMFWPSAPRWLGVPLYILLGWVAAWFIGPIMHGAGVAAVVLLIVGGALYSIGGVLYALKWPNPWPATFGHHEFFHACTAVAAICHYIAMWFAVF
- a CDS encoding nuclear transport factor 2 family protein produces the protein MPNVEHITQTVNRYLELVANGSADEIAELYADDATVEDPAGGEVHIGRAAIRGFYANVENIKSKTELVTLRVAGHEAAFHFRLTMDLGNSSMRVEPIDVMTFDGDGKISAMKAYWSPADTVKL